The sequence GTGACGGCGGGGGTCCAGTCGGCGGGCACCGCCACGGTGCCCGACATCTACAGCGACTCGTGGAACCCGCGCGAGATCTACGCGCTCGAGGCCGAGGTGCGTCCAGGCAACTCCGGCGGTCCGCTGCTGACTGCGGACGGTGCCGTCGCCGGCGTCGTGTTCGCGCGCGCCGAGCATGACGCGATGCTCGGATACGCCATGACGATGGCCGAGCTCACCCCGGTCGCCGCGCAGGCGCCGTCGCTGCAGAACGAGGTGTCGACGGGTCGCTGCGTGGGTTGACGCGCCGACCGGTATGCTTGCTGCGCAAGTCAACACCGGCCAACGACCCGGGCGGGAGAGCCTCGGCAGCGATATCGCCGAGCACCGAAGGAGCAAGCCTCCCCGCCAATCTCTCAGGTACGCGTACCGTTCGGGTGTGGCCGACTCTGGAAAGTGATTCGAGCGAAGCGAGAATCGGTTGAGTACGGCGCGAGCGCCGCATCGAGACCACTCTCGCAAGCCGACCGCTACGCGTCTCCACGCGAACGCGACGAATCCGCCGACGGTGAAACCCGGGTGTCCGCACCCGGTGAAACTCTCAGGCCCATGACAGAGGGGGAGTTCACAGGCGCCGTCCGGCGTCTGCCCGCCCGCGACCGGGAGAACTCATGCCAGATCAGAACTTGTCGGAGCCCCGCACCACGGTGCTCCACGACCGCCACGAGGCGCTCGGCGCCTCCTTCACCGACTTCGGCGGCTGGCTCATGCCCGTCCGCTACAGCTCCGATCTCGCCGAGCACCACGCGGTGCGCACCGCTGCCGGACTCTTCGACATCTCGCACATGGCGGAGTTCCTCGTGACCGGCGCGGATGCCGCGGTCTTCCTCGACTACGCACTGGCCGGACGCCTGTCGGCGATGCGCGCGGGCAAGGCGAAGTACTCCCTGGTCCTCGCGGAGTCGGGCGGCATCGTCGACGACGTCATCGTGTACCGCCTCGCCGACGATCGCTTCCTGGTGATCGCGAACGCCGGAAACCGGGATGCCGTCGCCACGGCGCTCGCCGACCGCGTCTCGGCCTTCCCGGACCCGCAGTCGCTCGACGGGAAGCCGCGGGTCACGGTCGAGGATGTGACCGACCACTTCGCCCTGATCGCCGTGCAGGGACCGGTGGCCCGTACCGTCCTCGAGTCGACGCCGTCCATCACCGACGTCGAGCCGGCGCTCGCCGACCTCGGCTACTACGCCTGGGCGTCGGGGTCGTTCGACGGCGAGACGCTGCTCATCGCGCGCACCGGCTACACCGGTGAGGACGGCTTCGAGCTTCTGGTTCCCCACCGCGCCGCCGGCGCGCTGTGGGACGCGCTCCTCGCGGCGGGCGAGCCGCACGGACTCGTGCCCGCCGGGCTCGCCGCCCGCGACACGCTGCGCCTCGAGGCGGGCATGCCGCTGTACGGCCACGAGCTGTCGCTCGACATCGTGCCCGCCCAGGCCTGTCTCGGCCGCGTCGTGGCGGCCGACAAGGACGAGTTCGTGGGCCAGGCGGGGCTCGCCGCCGTGGTCGCCTCCGACGCCCCGGTGCTCGTGGGCCTGGTCGGCGAGGGCAAGCGGGCGGGGCGCGCCGGCTACGCCGTGTTCGCCGACGCGGATGCCGCCACCCCGATCGGCGAGATCACCAGCGGCGCGCTCAGCCCGACGCTGGGGCATCCCATCGCCATGGCCCTGGTGTCGCCCACCGCGACCGAGCCCGGCACCACCCTCTTCATCGACGTCCGGGGGACCCGCATCCCCGCCATTGTGACCGACCTGCCCTTCTACCGGAGGAACTCATGACCGACCTCACCAGCCTCAAGTACACCGCCGAGCACGAGTGGGTCGCCCTCGACGGCGACATCGCCACCGTCGGCATCACCGACTACGCCGCCGACAAGCTCGGCGATGTGGTCTTCGTCGAGCTCCCGGCCGCCGGTTCCGGCGTGACCGCGGCGACCGTGGTCGGCGAGATCGAGTCGACGAAGTCGGTCGGCGAGCTCTACGCCCCGCTGACCGGCGAGGTCGTCGAGATCAACGACGCCGTCGTCGACGACCCGTCGCTGGTCAACGCCGACCCGTTCGGGGCGGGCTGGCTCGTGAAGCTGCGGGTCGAGGCGTCGGCCGTGGCCGATCTGCTCGACCGCGACGCGTACGTCGCGCTCACCGGCGGCGCCTGATGACGGGCCGTTTCGCCGAGCGTCACATCGGGACGGATGCCGCCGCCCAGCGCACGATGCTCGACGCGCTGGGCTACGACTCCGTCGACGCGCTCGTGCGCGCCGCGGTTCCGGCACCCATCCAGTCCCCGCCCCGCTCGACCACCGACATCCCGCCCGCCGCCACCGAGGCCGAGGCGCTCGCCGAGCTGCGTCTGCTCGCGTCGCAGAACCGCACCGCGCGGCCCATGATCGGCCTCGGCTACCACGACACCCTGACGCCGTCGGTGATCGCCCGTAACGTGCTCGAGAACCCGTCGTGGTACACCGCGTATACGCCGTACCAGCCCGAGATCTCGCAGGGTCGCCTCGAGGCGCTCATCAACTTCCAGACGATGGTGACCGACCTCACGGGCCTCGCCACCGCGAACGCCTCGATGCTCGATGAGGCGACCGCGGTCGTGGAGGGCATGCTGGTCGCCCGCCGTGCCTCGAAGGCCGCGTCGAACGTGTTCGTCGTCGACGCCGACGCGCTGCCGCAGACCAAGGCGCTGCTCGCGCACCGCGCCGCCGCCGTCGGCATCGAGCTGGTGGAGCTCGACCTCGCGCACGGCACGGCGTTCCAGGACGCGGCCGGCGAACCGGTCGAGCCGTTCGGCGTCTTCCTCCAGTATCCGGGGGCGTCCGGACGCGTGTGGGACCCCTCCGGTGTCGTCGACGCCGCCCACCTCGCGGGCGGCCTCGTCGTGGTCGCCGCGGACCTGCTCGCCCTCACGCTGCTGCGCTCGCCCGGCTCGCTCGGCGCCGACGTCGCGGTGGGCACGACCCAGCGCTTCGGCGTGCCGCTCGGCTTCGGCGGTCCGCACGCCGGCTACATGGCGGTGCGCCAGGGTCTCGAGCGGCAGCTGCCGGGGCGCCTCGTCGGCGTGTCGCAGGATGCCGCCGGCCACCCCGCCTACCGGCTGGCGCTGCAGACCCGCGAACAGCACATCCGTCGCGAGAAGGCGACGTCCAACATCTGCACGTCGCAGGTGCTGCTGGCCGTCATGGCCGCGATGTACGCGGTGTACCACGGGCCCGACGGCCTCCGCGCGATCGCGACCGACGTCGCCAAGAAGGCGGAGGCGCTGGCCGCGCGGCTGCGCGAGTACGGCCTGTCGCTCGCCTCCGACTCGTTCTTCGACACCATCCGCGTCACCACCCCCGGGCCGTCCCGCCGCGTGATCGAGCGCGCGCGTTCGCGCGGCTATCAGCTGTTCCAGGTCGACGATGCGACCGTCGGCGTGTCGGTCGACGAGACCACGACCGCCGACGACCTCGCAGCGGTGGCGTGGGCGTTCGGTCTGCCCGAGGGGGAGTTCCTCGGCTCCGGCGAGCAGGGCGAGCGCGTCGTGGCGTTCACGGATGCCGAGCCCCTCGCGGGCGTTCCTTCGGCGCTCCTGCGAGTGGAGGAGTACCTGACGCACCCCGTCTTCAACACGCACCGGTCCGAGACGGCGATGATGCGCTATCTCAAGCAGCTCGCCGACCGGGACTACGCCCTGGACCGGGGCATGATCCCGCTCGGGTCCTGCACGATGAAGCTCAACGCGGCGACCGAGATGGCGGCGGTGTCGTGGCCGGAGTTCTCGCGCGTGCATCCCTTCGCCCCGGAGGACGACGTCCGCGGCTATCTCGCGATGATCGAGCAGCTCGAGGTGTGGCTGGCCGAGGTCACCGGGTACGACGCGGTGTCGCTGCAGCCCAACGCCGGCTCGCAGGGCGAGCTGGCGGGTCTCATGGCGATCCGCGGCTACCACCGCGCGAACGGCGACGAAGGACGCACGGTGTGCCTCATCCCGTCGTCCGCCCATGGCACGAACGCGGCCTCGGCGGTGCTCGCCGGCATGCGGGTCGTCGTCGTCGCATGCGACGATCGCGGGAACGTCGACCTCGACGACCTGCGCGCCAAGATCGAGGCGAACGCCGACGAGCTCGCCGCGCTCATGATCACCTACCCCTCGACGCACGGCGTCTACGAGCACGACGTGCTCGAGATCACCCAGGCCGTGCACGACGCGGGCGGCCAGGTGTACGTCGACGGCGCGAACCTCAACGCCCTCCTCGGCTACGCCCGCTTCGGCGACCTCGGCGGCGACGTGTCGCACCTCAACCTGCACAAGACGTTCGCGATCCCGCACGGCGGCGGCGGCCCGGGGGTGGGCCCCGTCGCGGCGAAGGCGCACCTCGCCCCTCACCTCCCGTCGCATCCGTTCTCGCAGCGGGCCGATCACGCCGGCGGAGTGTTCGACGGCGGGCCGATCTCGGCCGCGCCGCACGGTTCGGCCGGCATCCTGCCGATCTCGTGGGCGTACGTGCGCATGATGGGCGCCGCGGGCCTGCGCGACGCGACGGCGGCGGCGGTGCTGGCCGCGAACTACATCGCCTTCCGCCTCCGCGACCACTACCCGGTGCTGTACACGGGCGAGGACGGCCTGGTGGCGCACGAGTGCATCCTCGACCTGCGGCCGCTGCGCGAGGCCACCGGAGTCTCGGTCGACGACGTCGCCAAGCGCCTGATCGACTACGGCTTCCACGCCCCGACGATGTCGTTCCCGGTCGCCGGCACCCTCATGGTCGAGCCGACCGAGTCCGAGGACCTCGGTGAGATCGAGCGCTTCATCGAGGCGATGATCGCGATCAAGGCCGAGGCGCAGCGCGTGGCGGCGGGGGAGTGGCCCACCGGCGACAACCCGCTCGTGAACGCCCCGCACACCGCCGAGGCCGTCGTCGCGGGCGACTGGGCGCGTCCGTACTCGCGGGAGACCGCCGTCTACCCGGTGCACTCCCTCGTGCGCACGAAGTACTGGCCTCCCGTCCGTCGCATCGATCAGGCCTACGGCGACCGCAACCTCGTGTGCGCCTGCCCGCCGATCGAGGCCTTCGCCTGACCCACCCACCCCTCCCGCTCGACCCCCCGGGTCGGCCCTGGAGTCCACCCCTGACCGCGAGAGTGCAGCTGGTGGCCGAGAGATAGGTTGCTTCCCTACTCCTCGGCTGCCAGATGCTCTCTCGCGGACTCGGAGGGGGCGGTCAGGCGGTGCGGGGCGCGTGTGGAGAGCTCCCGTCTCATGGAGTAGAGCGGCGCCGACTGCTCCGGGGCGATCGGACGCAGCCCGGCGCCGAGGAGGATGTGCTGCAGGGGCGTGACCGACGTGGTGTCGCCCCACCCCCAGTGCACGACCGCGTTCACTTCGGCGTGGCTGCGCAGGCGGCGGTCGCGAAGATGCTGACGCCGGTGGATGGTCGCGGCGTCGCCGAACCGGCCGTCGTACTTCAGGTCGCCGTCTGCCTCACCGACGATCCCGAGCGAGCGCCAGAGCGTATCGCCGCGGTCCTCCGTACCCGACTCCGATCGGAACACGGCCTGCAGCTCGGGTGCGGGGAACCCGAGCCACTCGATGACGCAGAGGCTGACGGACTCGAGCGCCGTCTCTGCGAGAGCCGTGCTGCGGGTGAGGGCC comes from Microbacterium cremeum and encodes:
- the gcvT gene encoding glycine cleavage system aminomethyltransferase GcvT, whose amino-acid sequence is MPDQNLSEPRTTVLHDRHEALGASFTDFGGWLMPVRYSSDLAEHHAVRTAAGLFDISHMAEFLVTGADAAVFLDYALAGRLSAMRAGKAKYSLVLAESGGIVDDVIVYRLADDRFLVIANAGNRDAVATALADRVSAFPDPQSLDGKPRVTVEDVTDHFALIAVQGPVARTVLESTPSITDVEPALADLGYYAWASGSFDGETLLIARTGYTGEDGFELLVPHRAAGALWDALLAAGEPHGLVPAGLAARDTLRLEAGMPLYGHELSLDIVPAQACLGRVVAADKDEFVGQAGLAAVVASDAPVLVGLVGEGKRAGRAGYAVFADADAATPIGEITSGALSPTLGHPIAMALVSPTATEPGTTLFIDVRGTRIPAIVTDLPFYRRNS
- the gcvH gene encoding glycine cleavage system protein GcvH, whose amino-acid sequence is MTDLTSLKYTAEHEWVALDGDIATVGITDYAADKLGDVVFVELPAAGSGVTAATVVGEIESTKSVGELYAPLTGEVVEINDAVVDDPSLVNADPFGAGWLVKLRVEASAVADLLDRDAYVALTGGA
- the gcvP gene encoding aminomethyl-transferring glycine dehydrogenase, encoding MTGRFAERHIGTDAAAQRTMLDALGYDSVDALVRAAVPAPIQSPPRSTTDIPPAATEAEALAELRLLASQNRTARPMIGLGYHDTLTPSVIARNVLENPSWYTAYTPYQPEISQGRLEALINFQTMVTDLTGLATANASMLDEATAVVEGMLVARRASKAASNVFVVDADALPQTKALLAHRAAAVGIELVELDLAHGTAFQDAAGEPVEPFGVFLQYPGASGRVWDPSGVVDAAHLAGGLVVVAADLLALTLLRSPGSLGADVAVGTTQRFGVPLGFGGPHAGYMAVRQGLERQLPGRLVGVSQDAAGHPAYRLALQTREQHIRREKATSNICTSQVLLAVMAAMYAVYHGPDGLRAIATDVAKKAEALAARLREYGLSLASDSFFDTIRVTTPGPSRRVIERARSRGYQLFQVDDATVGVSVDETTTADDLAAVAWAFGLPEGEFLGSGEQGERVVAFTDAEPLAGVPSALLRVEEYLTHPVFNTHRSETAMMRYLKQLADRDYALDRGMIPLGSCTMKLNAATEMAAVSWPEFSRVHPFAPEDDVRGYLAMIEQLEVWLAEVTGYDAVSLQPNAGSQGELAGLMAIRGYHRANGDEGRTVCLIPSSAHGTNAASAVLAGMRVVVVACDDRGNVDLDDLRAKIEANADELAALMITYPSTHGVYEHDVLEITQAVHDAGGQVYVDGANLNALLGYARFGDLGGDVSHLNLHKTFAIPHGGGGPGVGPVAAKAHLAPHLPSHPFSQRADHAGGVFDGGPISAAPHGSAGILPISWAYVRMMGAAGLRDATAAAVLAANYIAFRLRDHYPVLYTGEDGLVAHECILDLRPLREATGVSVDDVAKRLIDYGFHAPTMSFPVAGTLMVEPTESEDLGEIERFIEAMIAIKAEAQRVAAGEWPTGDNPLVNAPHTAEAVVAGDWARPYSRETAVYPVHSLVRTKYWPPVRRIDQAYGDRNLVCACPPIEAFA